ACTTTCACATTCTGCAGCTTGAGGATCACAAATGCCACGCTCTACGCAACATGTTTTCCATTCTTGATGGCTACCTCCAAGGATCATTTTACGTTCGGTAGAACTCAATACTTCCGAAGGTTTAATGTCTGAAATGCTTAGATTTTTCATCGCTTTCCTTTTTTTGAGTGTAGTTTAGTCAGTGGGAATTTCTCCTTTACAAAATTCTAGGCACGATATTTCACAACATTCGAAAATCCTTCTGTCGGGAGCTATGCATGTTTTGCATGTGAATGAAATTGTCAGCCCTCCTACAATGTTTTTTTTCTCGTCGCTACTTAGAATGCTTGCGCTTTCGATTGCAGATATGTTTAACTTTTTCATAGTGTATTCTGCCTTTTATCTATTTCAAAAGGCAGCAAAAACTTTAGATTTGTTTGATTTTTGTTTGCATCTGCCACTTAGGCTGGCGGAGCGTCCTGGTTGTAGTAGCACCTAGTGCTGCTGCAACCTTTTTTTGTTGCAGATTTTTTACGTTCTCCGTTTGCTGATTTTATAGTACGCTGTATTTAAGATCGTATAAGTCCATGTCGAGCTTCCATCTATGGCCGTTGACATAGATGGTTGGCGTAGCATTTATGCCCAACGATTCGGCCCAATGATTTTGCAGCTCGACAGCTTTATAGTCTTCTTCTGTTATAGCAGCAGGGTATTGGGCGATCCACTTGTCGTAATCGGTATGGGTAAACCAGCTTAAGACAGCTTCGCGAAGTGTTGTTTCGGGAAGAGTCTTTGCTAAGGATATTAGATGTGCGGCGACCTTAAAGGCTTTATGCTCGCGATTGTTGGCAACAAGAAATCGGAGATTAACTCTAACCTGACTATTCGACTCGTTGAGGAGGCTGTGCAGCTTACTAAAAGAGTTGGCACATGGGCGGCAGAAGGGATTTACCACTTCGGTTATTACCAGCTTGGCGTTGGGGTTGCCAAGAACAACCTCTGCCTCAAAAGGAGCGATGCTGATGGGAGCGTTTTCGCTGAGGAGGCCCTTTAGCACCTCTGGCTTACGTTTTAGGCGGATGTAGAGGTTCTCGAAGTTTTCTAAGCGTATGTTGTCGTTAAGCAGGGGCTTGATAAGCATCCATGCGATGGAGGTTAGAATCGTGAAAAGAAGAGCCGCAGATATGGCGTTTGGGGCAGGAATTGCCAGCTGCACCCCGTTTAAAAGGAGGACGGATAGCGCTTCGAGAACAAGCATTGTGGCAACGCCCATGCAGAAGGGACACCATTTTTTGATGACAGTAAGCTGGTAGATGACGGAAAACAGCACAAATGGAAGCGATAGCACGGCAAGCCAAGAGAGCAGCGGAAGCACATTGGCAGCGAGCCCAAAAATTGCAGCAGCAGTTAGGGTAAGTAGCGTGCTTGTGAAGTAGATGAGCCCAATATCTGCCAGCTTTACTTTTCCAAAAAGGGAGGCTGCCTTGGATTTCAAGACCTCATTGCATCCGGTACTTTTAGTTAAGGAGCAGAGCTTATTGGTTAGAGCCGTATCCACACCAAGCTCGTGCGCGGCGAGCAGGGATACCATTGCTAGCCCGGCTGTCTTTATCGCTAAAAGAAGCAGGAACAGCGGCGACGAGCTGAGTGCGGGCATTGTAAGGAGTACCAGCGCAAAAATAGCAATGGCTACCTGAGGCGCATATGAGGTGTTGGGAGCTGCAGCGACCTGCTCTGGCTCTTTTGAATTTTCGGATGCTTCTGCAAGAACGGCAATGCCGCTCCAGTGTTGGGTGAACTGCTCGATGGAGTACTTTTTCTTAGAATGCACCTCGGTGGAGACAACCGCTTCTGTATCGGTTATGCTGTGGAGTAGCGCAAAAGTGCCATTTTGCTCCTGCATGAATAGGAGAATGGGCAGCTGCACCTGGTTGAGCTGCTCGAGAGTTGCCCGAAATGCAATGTTTTCGACCTTGTACTCGTTGAGTATGCCTGTTATCCCTTGAAGGCTAGGGTAGTCGGGGTGCGTTTGGATTCGTTTTTCGAGAGCCGACTTATTGTGCTTGACGTTGAGTGCATGGAATAAGTCTGATATTATGTCTGTGATTTTGCTTTTCATGTAGTATAAAAGTTAATTGATGTTTTTACAATACTACAAAAGCTCGCTCTAGCATTTCTGGAGTTTGCCACAACCTATCAAGACAACAGCTAAATATTACAAACAAACATATTCGATGCTATACAAAATAGGTGCGTTGAATTGTAAGGTTTATTGAGTGTAGAAGACCTATAACGATGGTTGAAACGAATTATTAACCGATTATCTACCTGTAAGATGATGCTGATGTGTGTTAGAATGGACAAAGGGAAGCGTATGGCGAAGATAATTTTAGTATGACTTGTTGGGTGAGTGTTAATAAACACTGTAGTTGAAGGTGGTTGGATAGTGAGCGAGGGAGAGTGAAGGGAAACCTACATAGAATACGGGAGAAGGGCCATAAGGTGGTGTAGGGATATGATGGGACAGCACGCGCTGCGATGTTTTAGCGTGAAACGTGGTGATTTGCTTAATGAAACAGGTATCAGCTGGCTACTCCTTACTCGATGCTGGATCGTATCCAAACTTAAAGGCTACCGGATGCTCGTAGTAGTAGGTATTCCGGTTGCGCGAATAGGCAATTGGGCCGCCCATCTTCTTGAGGGTGGCTAGCAGCTCGTAAAGAAGGCTCTCGGATATATTGAGCTTCTCGGCAAACTCTTTGGGCGTACCTGTATTTTGATGGCGGATGTGGTGATCGGCATCGGCTAGCCGCTGGGTTATTCTTTCGATATTCATAGCTAATATATTTTATATGGGATGCCATAAATGTAGCAAAATTTATAATGGATGATGTGGGGTTCCTCTATTTTGTTGAAGATAGAGTGAGGCGTTTTTTATGCCAATAGCATTGCAGCGTTGCACATTATACTGTGAGGAATAGTGATGTTTCCTACTTTTTCTGTTTGGTGATGTGCGCGGTAAAGCGGGCAGCCGCCGGCTTTATTGGGGGATGGTGGCGGGCGGCTGCAGTGCTTTTGGGGTGGAGGTGGATGGACGAGGCGGCTGCTGTAGTAGGACTAGGGGTGAAACAGGTAGAGGTGGTAGCCAATGGAGTAGATGAGCGGATTTAGCTGGAAGCGATCGGTGCTTTGTACCCAGATGGTGGCGCTGTGGTACTGCTGCTGGTAGCGGCGCTCTCCGTTGCGGTAGCCTATTTCGGCAAAGAGGGCATGCCGCTGGTTGGCCGTTAAGGCGAGCTGCGCGCCAAGGGCTGCCTGCACAAAGGGAGTGTTGACCTTGTAGAGCGGGTTGCGGGGGATGTAGATGCCTGCTCCTGCGGTGGTGTAGACCTGCCATCTGTTGCGCTGCACTAGGCGGCATCCGAACTTTAATCCACCTATAATATCGTCGAAAACGGCATTAACATCCTGGTTGGCTAGGCCAATAAATCCCTCGACCCATAGCGACTTGATGGGGATGGGGGCTTGGTAGCTTAGCGTGAGCTCGTTGTGGGCAATGGAGGCGCCTAGCATGTGGTAGCGCTGGGCTGAAGAGCTGCAGGCGGCGGCAATAAGGGCTACTAGTATTACAAAATTTTTCATACGAATGGAGGTTTACGGCTATTTGGTAAGCTGCACGGTGATGCTGCCTACAATGGAGAGGGCGCTGGTTATGGTTTGATCGATTGGATAGATTTTGCCATCGGAGCCGTCGGGGCTGCCGTGACCAACGAGCGTGAGCGTTACGGGCTGGCTGCTGCTGGGGGTGATGGTGGCGGCGTAGATGAGCGACGGCTGGCCGCTGCCGCCGCTTCCACCCGAGTAGTAAGGCGTGTTGGGGGAGGTGTCTTTGGTGTAGTAGCTGTTAAAGTCGGTGGAGTGGTTGACCTCTACCTTTACGACCAAGGGTTGGCTAAAGGAGGCCAACGTAAGCTTAAGCTCCTTGCTTGCTTTGGGCGTTGCGCCCGTAATGCCATCGGGCAGCGGCGCGCTTTTGGTGGGGAGGTAAAGCCCGTCGGGGGCTAGGACGCCTCGCTGGTGGCACCAGTGCGGAAGCGCCTCCTTGCGGCGGTTTCCGTTGTTGGCAATCCATCCCTGGCGGGCAATTTTGTAGGTAACGTAGACCGATGTGAGGTATCTGCCGTTGGTATCTTCGAGCCAAATGGCCAGCTGGGGTGGGTTGAGCTTGCTTATGCCGAGGAACAGCGGGTAGCTATGGAGCCAATGTTTTCCTACGTTTAGGTTGACCTTTATGTCGCCGCTGCTGTAGGTGAGCGGCTCCTTTTTGCAGGCCGAGTGGGCAAGCAGCAGTATGGCTAAGGCGGCAAGCAACAGCTTTTTAGTGAGCATAAGGTTGCTATTATTTGGTTTATACGGCAAAGGACGGGAATGTGGAGGGCAAAATATTTGACAAATGTCACAAAAAGGGGAGAGGTGTTGGGGAGGCAAGGTGCTGCTGATGGCTTAAGCTGGGATATCAGATGAAGAATGATTAGTGCAAGCCAACATAATCGTTTTGCAGGTCAACAAAGCGGTCTTGCAGGTCAACAAAACGTCTTGCATGTCAATAGAATCATTTTGCAAGTCAACAAAACGGTCTTGCAGGTCAATAGAATCGTTTTGCAGGTCAACAAAACGGTCTTGCAGGTCAATAGAATCGTTTTGCAGGTCAATAGAATGGTCTTGCAGGTCAATAAAAACGTCTTGCATGCCAATAGAATCGTTTTGCAGATCAACAAAACGGTCTTGCAGGTCAATAGAATGGTCTTGCAGGTCAATAAAACGGTCTTGCAGCTCAATAGAATCGTTTTGCAGGTCAACAAAATGGTCTTGCAGCTCAATAGAATGGTCTTGCAGGTCAACAAAACGGTCTTGCATATCAATAGAATCGTTTGTAAGTCAATAAAACGCTCTTGCAGCTCAATAAAAACGTTTTGCAAGTCAATAAAATGGTCTTGCATATCAACAGACCGGTCTTGCATGTTTAGAAGGGTTGGTTTTTATGCGAAGAGGGTGGAATGAAAAAAAATGAAAAAAGGGTAAAAAAAATGGGGTTTAAATTGGAACATTTTAAATGATGCTTGTTTATTATAGAGAAAGGGGTTTTGTTTAACTAAACAGAATAAGACAATGAACCAAGAGCAAATTCGGAAGTACGTGGTATTTACCACTCTTGAAAGCCATTCGAAAATGTACCCTTCGGTAACGAGCAAGCTATTGGGCTACGACGAAAATCTAACCCTACTATCTGATAACAACAGCTCTATAAAAACCATCAAAGAGTGCATAGAGCGTGGGATGGTAGGGACTGCTACCAATAAAGGGGAGGTTCGAAGCGACTTGATTAAAAAAACGTTGTATTTGGGAGGGAAAGTAGAGAATTACGGTAAGATTATTGGCAACATGATACTAGCCAAGAGCGTACACTACACGGAATCGGACTTAAGTAGAGGAAATGATTCTGAGCTGAGCGATAAGGCTCAAAATGTGTATGCGAAGGCCAAGGAATACAAGAAAGAGCTGGAGGCTTACGGTGTAGATGTTTCGAAAATAGAGGAGCTAAAGGTGACTATCGACAAGTTTGTGACGGTAGTTCCTGCTACACGCATATCTAAGACCACCATGGCCGTTTATAACGACGAGCTGAAGCAGCTATTTAAGGCTAACGATGAGCTGCTAGCTAAGATGGATTTGCTGGTGGAAATGGGTGGCGATAAGTACCCCGATTTTTACCGAGAGTATAAGATAAACCGTAAGCCGATAATGAAAGGCGGGAGCTCGCTATCGCTAATGGGTAGAGTGACCAACGCGCATGATGGAGCAGCTGTGAAGGGAGCGACAGTTACAATAGTTCTTAAATCGGCAGCGATGGCGATGAGCGAGAATGCGGATGTGACGGTTAAAACTATTGTAAAAAAGACCTCGGCAAAGGGAGGTTTTAGAATAAAAAATTTGCCACCAGGAACATATCTGGTAACCATAGAGCAGGTGGGGTATGCACCCAAAACGGTTGAGATAAACGTGACGGGTAGCGACTTGGCAAAGCTAAATGTTAAACTAGAGAGGTTGTAGGTATTATCATATGTTATGTTTTAGTTATTTATTATGGGGCTTCGTTTCGGCGGAGCCCTTTTGTTTTGTGGTAGTGCATATAAATTAGGAGAGAAAAGGCTGCGAATTTGGTGCGCATGGAGGATAATGAAGAGATGTTACCACTACTTTTGTTAGGTAAATGATACTGAACAGCGACCATTTGTTTGCAGCCTTAATCTATTCGATTGGCTAAGGAGCGGGGAGCGGCAGGTGAAGTGGGTGTAGCAGCAGCTACAGGTAAGGTTGCTGCACCCTGCAGCGGAGGTGTTTAGCTTGAAAATGTTAGAATAAGAATTAATGATGAGGGTATTAGAGGATAAGTACAACGGGGTGACGGTTGATTGCGCAACGCTTCCGGATGAGAAGGCGGACTTTTATGAGGGAATGGCTCGTATTCTGGAAGAGGTAAAGGGGAAGAAGCTGCTGTGGGTTAAGATTCCATTGGAGAAATCGGCCTTTATACCCGTTCTTACTGGCCTGGGGTTTGAATTCCACCACTGTAGAAGTAGCTACCTGATGCTGCTAAAGCGGCTAGATGAGCAGGCTATAGTGCCTACGGCGCAAAACTACGTGGTAGGAGTTGGTGCGGTGGTGCTGGATGGACGGGAGCTGCTTGTTGTTAGGGATCGGTTTTCGGAGGGGTACAAGCTACCCGGAGGACATGCCGATAACAATGAATCGCTGAAGGAGGCCCTGTGCCGAGAGGTGAGGGAGGAGACTGGCGTTGAGGTTGAGCTGGAATCTATTGTAAATCTGGGACACTTTGCGCGCGGACAGTTCGGAGAGTCGTGCGTTTACGTTGTTTGTAGGGCGCAGGCACGAAGCCGGGAGATAGCGATTCACGACTCGGAGGAGATTGTGGAGGCCCGATGGTTGGATGTGGAGGCGTTTTTGAGCTCGGAGCATACGAACAACTACAATAGAAGCGTGGTGGCTGCTGCGCTAAAGGGGGGCGACCAGCAGCTGGTGGAGCAGCATATTGCGCTGAAGGTACAGGGGGCTGAGGTTTTCTTCTAGCAGGAGGTGCATTTGAAACAGCGCTTGATGTAGAAAGAAGAGAACGCCAGCTGAATGTATTGAAGCGGATGTAGGAAGAAGCCGGTACGATGTAGAACCGAGAACTTTGGCAATGGCATGCAGCACGGCTGAAAACAGAAGAGATGCAGCCTGCTGCGAGGTGAGGACAAGCGGTTGCTAGCCCTTTTTACGAATGCGGCTAAGCGTTTCGCGGGTGATGCCGAGGTAGGAGGCGAGGTACTGTACGGGTATCTGCCGAATAAACTCGGGGTGATGCAGGCGCAACTGCTCGTAGCGTTCGGCGGCGGTGTAGTTGAGCAGGCTAAAGAGATGGTTCTCGGAAGTGATGGCAACCTGCTCGGCCAGCTTTCGGCCCAGCCGCTCGATGCGGGGATACTGATCGTAAAGCATTTCGAGATCGGCGCGCATGATGATGAGGAGATCCATGTTTTGCATGGCCTGGACGTACACCTTAGACTTTTGCTGGGTGATGAGGCTGGTGTAGGACGAGACCACGTTGGGGGCGAAGTAGAAGTCGCTGGTGATTTCCTCGCCCAGGTGGTTGAAGTGGTAGAACCGAAAGTAGCCGGAGATGAAGAAGGCTAGCTGGTTGGCTACTTGTCCGGCCTCGATTAGGTGTGCACGCTTTGGGATTGTGCAGGTGGTAGCTACGTTGGCAATTGCGGCGACCTCGATGGAGGTGAGGGGCGATATGTTTGCGGCAAACTGGGTGAAAAGGTTAATCATACTAAAACAAAAACGCTATAGCCAACAAATATAGCATGTTTACTACATTGCTGACTATAGCGGTATTATTTACTAATGTAACGCTTTTAGTCGGTTACTTGGTTTACTACTCCTCGTAAGAAGAAAGTAGCAGCTCCATGATCTTGATGGCAGCAGTGGTAACAGGAGTTCCAGGGCCAAAGATCGCAGCAGCACCAGCATCGTAAAGCACTTGGTAATCTTGGTGAGGGATAACACCACCGCAGATAACCATGATATCTTCGCGACCATGCTTTTTAAGCTCGGCGATAATTTGAGGTACAAGGGTCTTGTGACCAGCCGCAAGAGAGGAAACTCCTACAACGTGTACGTCATTTTCTACAGCCTGCTTAGCAGCTTCTTCTGGAGTTTGGAATAGAGGTCCCATATCCACGTCGAAACCTATGTCGGCGTAACCGGTAGCAACAACCTTTGCACCGCGGTCGTGCCCGTCTTGACCAAGCTTAGCGATCATGATACGAGGTTGACGACCTTCGAGCTTAGCAAACTTTTCGCAAAGCTCTTTTGCCTTTTCGAAACTTACGTCGTTTTTCACTTCCTTAGAGTATACACCAGAGATGGTAAGGATTTTTGCTTTGTATCGGCCAACGATTACCTCGCAAGCGTCAGAGATTTCGCCAAGGGTAGCACGAACCTTAGCGGCTTCGATAGCAAGGGCAAGAAGGTTGCCGTCCTTAGTTTCTACACACTTGGTGATGGCAGCAAGTGCCGCTTTAACCTTAGCCTCGTCGCGGTTAGCACGAAGCGTTTTTAGTCTTTCTACCTGTTCGATACGAACGGCAGTATTGTCAACGTCAAGAATATCCAAAGGATCTTCCTTCTCTAGGCGGTACTTGTTAAGACCGATGATAGAGTCGTTGCCAGAGTCGATACGAGCTTGCTTACGAGCAGCAGCCTCTTCGATACGCATCTTAGGGATACCTGTTTCGATAGCCTTAGCCATACCACCTAGCTCTTCTACCTCTTGGATAAGCGCCCAAGCCTTTTGAGCAAGCTCTTGAGTTAGGGTTTCTACGTAGTAGGAACCAGCCCAAGCGTCAACAGCCTTACAGATGTTGGTTTCTTCCTGAAGATATATCTGAGTGTTACGGGCGATACGAGCAGAGAAGTCTGTAGGTAGCGCGATAGCCTCATCAAGAGCGTTGGTATGCAGCGATTGGGTGTGACCAAGAGCTGAAGCCATAGCTTCGATAGCGGTACGGGCAACGTTGTTGAATGGATCTTGCTCGGTAAGCGACCATCCTGAAGTTTGCGAGTGGGTACGCAAAGCCAACGACTTGTTGCTCTTAGGACCGAACTGGTTAACGAGCTTAGCCCAGATAAGACGTCCGGCGCGCATCTTAGCAATCTCCATGAAGTGGTTCATACCAATAGCCCAGAAGAAAGAAAGACGAGGAGCGAACTTATCAACAGAAAGACCAGCCTTAACACCTGTACGAAGGTACTCTAGACCATCGGCAAGGGTGTATGCCAACTCGATATCAGCGGTAGCACCTGCTTCTTGCATGTGGTAACCTGAGATAGATATAGAGTTGAATTTAGGCATATTCTTAGAGGTGTACTCGAAGATATCTGCGATGATCTGCATAGAGAATTCGGGTGGGTAGATGTAGGTGTTACGCACCATGAATTCCTTAAGGATGTCGTTTTGGATGGTACCAGCAAGCTGATCGAGCGAAGCGCCTTGCTCCATACCAGCAACGATGTAGAAGGCTAGGATTGGAAGAACCGCGCCGTTCATGGTCATCGAAACTGACATTTCGTTCAATGGAATACCATCGAAAAGTACCTTCATGTCTTCAACTGAGCAGATAGATACCCCAGCCTTACCAACGTCACCAACAACACGAGGGTGGTCGGCGTCGTATCCACGGTGGGTAGCAAGGTCGAATGCTACCGAAAGACCTTTCTGACCAGCAGCAAGGTTACGACGGTAGAAGGCGTTAGACTCGGCAGCCGTAGAGAAACCTGCGTACTGGCGAACAGTCCAAGGTTTATTTACGTACATGGTTGAGTATGGTCCGCGGAGGAAAGGTGGAATACCGGCAGCATAGTTAAGGTGCTCCATTCCTTCGAGGTCGGCGGCAGTATATGCCTCCTTCACCGGAATCTGCTCTGCAGTATTCCAGGTGTTATCTATTTTAAAATCGTCAAATTTTGGTCTCATCTTCTTTTGTTTTAACACAGAGACACTGAGACACAGAGAACACGGAGTTTTCGTATGTCTTTAATCTGCTGTGCTTGTTTTTAAACTAGATAGTAGAGATTTAGAGAACACCATTGATCTTACGTTTTACTCCTTGCTTAAGGATTGGAACATGAAAGTTGATTAGTAAGCCCAACTTTTTCTCCGATAGCTTTAGGTAAGTCCGCAGCTGAACCTCATGGACCGGAAGAACTTCTTCTACCGCTTTTAGCTCTATCACTACTTTATCTTCTACTAGCAGATCAATGAAAAAATCTTTTTCAAGATTTCTTCCCTTGTAAATAATTGGGAGTTTTACCTGGCGTTGAACATTTAGTCCATTGCGCCTCAACTCTTCGACCAAACAATACTCGTAAACCGACTCCAACAAGCCAGGACCTAGAATCCGATGCACCTCAATTGCAGATGCAAGGATTTTATCTGTTAGCTTATTGTATTCGACTTCACTCATATCTGTGGTCTCTGTGTCTCTGCGTCTCTGTGTTTAAAAAAACTAGATACCTAATTGAGTTTGATACCCTTTCAGTGTTTCAAGCACGTTGCTCTTAACGCTAATGAAGTTGGTTATGCCCTTAGCCTTAAGCTCTTCTTCGCAAGCAGGCGCGCCTGCCACAACGAAGATGGCTTTACCTTTAAGCATTTCGTAAGCTTCGGGAGCGTAGGTTGCGTACTCGTCGTCTGAAGAGCAGATAACAACAACATCGGCCTTAGCTTCTAGAGCAGCGTTAACACCTTCCTCAACCGATGCGTAACCGTTATGGTCGATGGTACGAAGACCAGCGCAAGCGAAGAAGTTACAAGCAAACTGAGCACGAGCACGGCGCATAGCCAAGGCTCCGATAGTTAGCATGAAGGCCTTAGGCTCCTTGCCGCTCTTATCGGTTTTGTAGCGAAGCGCTTCGAATGCCATTGCGCCACGGTATGGAACAAGGCTTTCGGCTACGGCACCTTTGGTTGCTTCGGCACGGGTGATGGCCTCGAGGGTAACATCGGCTTCGACAACTT
The genomic region above belongs to Alistipes sp. ZOR0009 and contains:
- a CDS encoding vitamin K epoxide reductase family protein, whose protein sequence is MKSKITDIISDLFHALNVKHNKSALEKRIQTHPDYPSLQGITGILNEYKVENIAFRATLEQLNQVQLPILLFMQEQNGTFALLHSITDTEAVVSTEVHSKKKYSIEQFTQHWSGIAVLAEASENSKEPEQVAAAPNTSYAPQVAIAIFALVLLTMPALSSSPLFLLLLAIKTAGLAMVSLLAAHELGVDTALTNKLCSLTKSTGCNEVLKSKAASLFGKVKLADIGLIYFTSTLLTLTAAAIFGLAANVLPLLSWLAVLSLPFVLFSVIYQLTVIKKWCPFCMGVATMLVLEALSVLLLNGVQLAIPAPNAISAALLFTILTSIAWMLIKPLLNDNIRLENFENLYIRLKRKPEVLKGLLSENAPISIAPFEAEVVLGNPNAKLVITEVVNPFCRPCANSFSKLHSLLNESNSQVRVNLRFLVANNREHKAFKVAAHLISLAKTLPETTLREAVLSWFTHTDYDKWIAQYPAAITEEDYKAVELQNHWAESLGINATPTIYVNGHRWKLDMDLYDLKYSVL
- a CDS encoding HTH domain-containing protein, with protein sequence MNIERITQRLADADHHIRHQNTGTPKEFAEKLNISESLLYELLATLKKMGGPIAYSRNRNTYYYEHPVAFKFGYDPASSKE
- a CDS encoding carboxypeptidase-like regulatory domain-containing protein, which translates into the protein MNQEQIRKYVVFTTLESHSKMYPSVTSKLLGYDENLTLLSDNNSSIKTIKECIERGMVGTATNKGEVRSDLIKKTLYLGGKVENYGKIIGNMILAKSVHYTESDLSRGNDSELSDKAQNVYAKAKEYKKELEAYGVDVSKIEELKVTIDKFVTVVPATRISKTTMAVYNDELKQLFKANDELLAKMDLLVEMGGDKYPDFYREYKINRKPIMKGGSSLSLMGRVTNAHDGAAVKGATVTIVLKSAAMAMSENADVTVKTIVKKTSAKGGFRIKNLPPGTYLVTIEQVGYAPKTVEINVTGSDLAKLNVKLERL
- a CDS encoding NUDIX hydrolase; protein product: MMRVLEDKYNGVTVDCATLPDEKADFYEGMARILEEVKGKKLLWVKIPLEKSAFIPVLTGLGFEFHHCRSSYLMLLKRLDEQAIVPTAQNYVVGVGAVVLDGRELLVVRDRFSEGYKLPGGHADNNESLKEALCREVREETGVEVELESIVNLGHFARGQFGESCVYVVCRAQARSREIAIHDSEEIVEARWLDVEAFLSSEHTNNYNRSVVAAALKGGDQQLVEQHIALKVQGAEVFF
- a CDS encoding Crp/Fnr family transcriptional regulator, translated to MINLFTQFAANISPLTSIEVAAIANVATTCTIPKRAHLIEAGQVANQLAFFISGYFRFYHFNHLGEEITSDFYFAPNVVSSYTSLITQQKSKVYVQAMQNMDLLIIMRADLEMLYDQYPRIERLGRKLAEQVAITSENHLFSLLNYTAAERYEQLRLHHPEFIRQIPVQYLASYLGITRETLSRIRKKG
- the scpA gene encoding methylmalonyl-CoA mutase, with product MRPKFDDFKIDNTWNTAEQIPVKEAYTAADLEGMEHLNYAAGIPPFLRGPYSTMYVNKPWTVRQYAGFSTAAESNAFYRRNLAAGQKGLSVAFDLATHRGYDADHPRVVGDVGKAGVSICSVEDMKVLFDGIPLNEMSVSMTMNGAVLPILAFYIVAGMEQGASLDQLAGTIQNDILKEFMVRNTYIYPPEFSMQIIADIFEYTSKNMPKFNSISISGYHMQEAGATADIELAYTLADGLEYLRTGVKAGLSVDKFAPRLSFFWAIGMNHFMEIAKMRAGRLIWAKLVNQFGPKSNKSLALRTHSQTSGWSLTEQDPFNNVARTAIEAMASALGHTQSLHTNALDEAIALPTDFSARIARNTQIYLQEETNICKAVDAWAGSYYVETLTQELAQKAWALIQEVEELGGMAKAIETGIPKMRIEEAAARKQARIDSGNDSIIGLNKYRLEKEDPLDILDVDNTAVRIEQVERLKTLRANRDEAKVKAALAAITKCVETKDGNLLALAIEAAKVRATLGEISDACEVIVGRYKAKILTISGVYSKEVKNDVSFEKAKELCEKFAKLEGRQPRIMIAKLGQDGHDRGAKVVATGYADIGFDVDMGPLFQTPEEAAKQAVENDVHVVGVSSLAAGHKTLVPQIIAELKKHGREDIMVICGGVIPHQDYQVLYDAGAAAIFGPGTPVTTAAIKIMELLLSSYEE
- a CDS encoding GxxExxY protein, with product MSEVEYNKLTDKILASAIEVHRILGPGLLESVYEYCLVEELRRNGLNVQRQVKLPIIYKGRNLEKDFFIDLLVEDKVVIELKAVEEVLPVHEVQLRTYLKLSEKKLGLLINFHVPILKQGVKRKINGVL